A stretch of the Mycobacterium sp. ITM-2016-00317 genome encodes the following:
- the groL gene encoding chaperonin GroEL (60 kDa chaperone family; promotes refolding of misfolded polypeptides especially under stressful conditions; forms two stacked rings of heptamers to form a barrel-shaped 14mer; ends can be capped by GroES; misfolded proteins enter the barrel where they are refolded when GroES binds) codes for MAKELRFNSDARTRLEQGVNALADAVKVTLGPKGRNAILEKLTGPPTITNDGVTIAREIQLRDPFANMGAQLVKEVAMKTNGVVGDGTTTATVLAQAMVREGLRSVDAGANPMRVRRGIERAVPVVVEALADNSIEVTANGLLRIATLAASDDEVIGDAISRAVEYVGLNGVVTTDESDAPGMAVAVVDGIGFDHGYISGYMVTDHERMEAVLDNPLILLTNKKISQVQEIMPAIEVAKRADRPLVVIAEDVDGPALQLLVGGNMHKTMQSVVVRAPGFGHRRVAELEDLAVALGGHVIAKDTGIELSEITREHLGSCDRFTATENDTTLVGPHGAQNLVNARVSQLEAQRERAKLDADRDILDTRIARLTGRVAVIRVGGATSVELKERMLRVEDALAATRAALEAGIVAGGGSALAQAHRALSMLELIGDEAIGRDVVRRALAEPLRWIAINAGFEGDDVVDVVVDLPLGHGFNALTGQYGDMFDEGIIDPFKVTRAALESAASIAALLITTETAIVEEIVGQPGAIMAPGFGDLAEGMVRPSNIY; via the coding sequence ATGGCCAAGGAACTGCGGTTCAACTCGGACGCCCGCACTCGACTGGAACAGGGCGTCAACGCGCTTGCGGACGCGGTCAAGGTAACCCTCGGTCCGAAGGGCCGCAACGCCATCTTGGAGAAGTTGACGGGGCCCCCGACGATCACCAACGACGGTGTGACGATTGCCAGGGAGATACAGCTTCGTGACCCCTTCGCCAACATGGGGGCCCAGTTGGTCAAGGAGGTGGCGATGAAGACCAACGGGGTCGTCGGTGACGGCACCACCACGGCGACGGTCCTGGCCCAGGCGATGGTTCGGGAGGGGCTGCGGTCCGTCGACGCCGGCGCCAATCCGATGCGGGTACGCCGAGGCATCGAACGGGCGGTACCCGTCGTTGTAGAAGCGCTGGCCGACAACAGTATTGAGGTTACCGCGAACGGTCTTCTTCGCATCGCGACCTTAGCGGCCAGTGACGACGAAGTGATCGGGGATGCCATTTCCCGCGCCGTCGAATACGTCGGCCTCAATGGTGTAGTCACGACCGACGAAAGCGACGCTCCGGGAATGGCTGTCGCCGTCGTCGACGGCATCGGATTCGACCACGGATACATTTCGGGCTACATGGTGACCGACCATGAACGCATGGAGGCTGTGCTCGACAACCCGCTTATCCTGCTGACGAACAAGAAGATCAGCCAGGTGCAGGAGATCATGCCGGCGATCGAGGTGGCCAAGCGTGCGGATCGCCCGCTGGTGGTCATCGCCGAGGACGTGGACGGGCCGGCGCTGCAGTTGCTCGTCGGTGGCAACATGCACAAGACCATGCAGTCGGTTGTCGTGCGCGCGCCCGGCTTCGGGCATCGCCGGGTCGCGGAACTCGAGGACCTTGCGGTCGCGCTCGGTGGCCATGTCATCGCCAAGGACACCGGCATCGAACTCTCCGAGATCACGCGGGAGCACCTCGGTTCGTGTGACCGGTTCACGGCCACTGAGAATGACACCACACTCGTCGGCCCGCACGGTGCGCAGAACCTCGTGAACGCTCGGGTCAGTCAGCTCGAGGCGCAGCGTGAACGGGCCAAGCTGGACGCCGACCGAGACATACTCGACACCCGCATCGCTCGTCTGACAGGCCGAGTCGCGGTCATCCGGGTTGGCGGCGCGACCAGCGTCGAGCTCAAGGAGCGGATGCTGCGGGTCGAGGACGCACTCGCTGCGACGCGTGCCGCGCTCGAAGCCGGAATCGTCGCCGGTGGCGGCAGTGCACTCGCACAAGCCCACCGCGCGCTGAGCATGCTGGAACTCATCGGCGACGAGGCGATCGGTCGCGACGTCGTGCGTCGTGCCTTGGCCGAACCGCTGCGGTGGATCGCCATCAACGCCGGATTCGAAGGCGACGATGTCGTGGACGTAGTGGTGGACCTGCCCCTCGGGCACGGCTTCAACGCCTTGACCGGACAGTACGGCGACATGTTCGACGAAGGGATCATCGATCCGTTCAAGGTCACCCGAGCTGCGTTGGAAAGCGCGGCATCTATTGCCGCCCTGCTGATCACGACGGAGACCGCCATCGTGGAAGAGATTGTCGGACAGCCTGGCGCCATCATGGCCCCAGGCTTCGGCGACCTCGCCGAGGGCATGGTCCGCCCATCCAACATCTACTGA
- a CDS encoding TetR family transcriptional regulator, translated as MKYSGLLAKAVQRFGSPTAEGNAERILDAALRQFELLGIRRSTVEDITRRSGLARVTLYRTFANKDAIVEAVLLRELERFLSDLAAEAGGYAEAEDKLAEGFVFTLTTLRSHALLQRLLATEPETVLPFLTVEGDSVVRTASAFLAHQLAVALPDDSRTQLELLEVAEVTVRIIVSFLLTPAQNVALGDDDAARSFARRYLVPPLLGLTR; from the coding sequence ATGAAGTACAGCGGCCTGCTGGCCAAGGCGGTGCAGCGGTTCGGGTCGCCGACGGCAGAAGGCAACGCCGAACGGATCCTCGACGCGGCGTTGCGCCAGTTCGAATTGCTGGGGATCCGCCGCTCGACGGTCGAGGACATCACCCGCCGCTCCGGGCTGGCGCGCGTCACGCTGTACCGGACGTTCGCGAACAAGGACGCCATCGTCGAGGCGGTGCTGCTACGGGAACTCGAGCGGTTTCTGTCCGACCTCGCCGCCGAGGCAGGCGGCTACGCCGAAGCAGAGGACAAGCTGGCCGAGGGGTTCGTGTTCACGCTGACCACGTTGCGTAGCCACGCCCTGTTGCAGCGGTTGCTCGCCACCGAACCCGAAACGGTCTTGCCGTTCCTGACCGTCGAGGGCGACAGCGTGGTCCGCACGGCGTCGGCGTTCCTGGCCCATCAGCTGGCCGTCGCCCTGCCCGACGACAGCCGCACCCAGCTGGAGCTGCTCGAGGTCGCCGAAGTCACCGTCCGCATCATCGTGTCGTTCTTGCTGACGCCGGCGCAGAACGTCGCGCTCGGCGACGATGACGCGGCCCGGTCCTTCGCGCGCCGGTACCTCGTTCCCCCACTGCTGGGGTTGACGCGCTGA
- a CDS encoding diiron oxygenase → MAGTIDRASTGTSPSRDEFSERLLRGSAKKSYAPVVDIDWETPVDADKFFLPPRVVTLYGTPMWARLTREQQIELSRQEFINLLSAGVWFENILNQALLRGLMHADCTSASTHYSLTELGDETRHMVMFGRTIEAIGGKPFQPKRFQRMIINTLPLGFQKSVLWIAALVGEEIFDALQRQILDDPDVQPIVRRVMRIHVTEEARHIQFARDGARRDVPTMKPLNRYLLATIHGAGGPFYRYLFTNPAVYRRAGLDAREARRQARSNPHFHETMRTGFAPLAAFLDEVGLMSRIGRRMWKRTGFL, encoded by the coding sequence ATGGCCGGCACCATCGATCGGGCTTCGACCGGGACATCGCCCAGTCGGGACGAATTCTCCGAGCGGCTGCTGCGGGGGTCGGCCAAGAAGTCCTACGCGCCCGTCGTCGACATCGACTGGGAAACGCCGGTCGACGCCGACAAGTTCTTCCTGCCGCCGCGTGTGGTGACGCTGTACGGCACCCCGATGTGGGCGCGGCTGACCCGCGAGCAGCAGATCGAGCTGTCCCGCCAGGAATTCATCAACCTGTTGTCGGCCGGCGTGTGGTTCGAGAACATCCTCAACCAGGCGCTGCTGCGCGGCCTCATGCACGCCGACTGTACGTCTGCCTCGACCCATTACTCGCTGACCGAACTGGGTGACGAAACCCGCCACATGGTGATGTTCGGGCGCACTATCGAAGCCATCGGCGGTAAGCCGTTCCAGCCGAAGCGGTTTCAACGCATGATCATCAACACGTTGCCGTTGGGGTTTCAGAAGTCGGTGCTGTGGATCGCCGCGCTCGTCGGTGAGGAGATCTTCGACGCGCTGCAGCGCCAGATCCTCGACGACCCCGACGTGCAGCCGATCGTGCGCCGTGTCATGCGGATTCACGTCACCGAGGAGGCGCGCCACATTCAGTTCGCCCGCGACGGCGCCCGCCGCGACGTGCCCACGATGAAGCCGCTCAACCGGTATCTGCTGGCCACCATCCACGGTGCCGGCGGTCCGTTCTACCGCTACCTGTTCACCAACCCCGCCGTGTATCGACGTGCCGGACTCGACGCGCGCGAGGCCCGCCGGCAGGCGCGCAGCAACCCGCACTTCCACGAGACGATGCGCACCGGATTCGCGCCGCTGGCGGCGTTCCTCGACGAGGTCGGCCTGATGAGCCGGATCGGCAGGCGGATGTGGAAGCGAACCGGCTTCCTGTGA
- a CDS encoding DUF4873 domain-containing protein, with the protein MTVDDNGVFDGDAELEVAGVRCPVRVRLAGHLNPIDGRFHWQGLAYGVPDEIQAGKSAQLFIGNRSAAIRLVEKIPSGQLMLSGVGEPPYELSAP; encoded by the coding sequence GTGACCGTCGACGACAACGGCGTGTTCGACGGCGATGCCGAACTCGAGGTCGCCGGGGTGCGCTGCCCGGTCCGGGTCCGCCTGGCCGGTCACCTGAACCCGATTGACGGGCGGTTCCACTGGCAGGGCCTCGCCTACGGGGTGCCCGACGAAATCCAGGCCGGCAAGTCGGCGCAGCTGTTCATCGGGAACCGCAGTGCGGCAATACGGCTCGTGGAGAAGATCCCGTCCGGCCAGCTGATGCTCAGCGGTGTGGGGGAGCCGCCGTACGAGCTGTCGGCACCCTGA
- a CDS encoding diol dehydratase reactivase ATPase-like domain-containing protein, whose protein sequence is MTVWAGVDIGNATTEIVLCGGDTGLDVLASARTPTRGGKGSLRAVEGAAQLARRLADGHGLTIDRAAFAPTPPVHSAVERVQLETPRTGRLVVATRSAATTAGDGAGVGVPVSVDGLDAAPADRPVVACATRQWGYGEVAHLVNAALAQGRNVVAVLTANDEAVLVSNRLTAPLPVVDDIDVAPLLSAPLVAVEVRQASAPLQRLTDPFFLTDVFGLDPDERVDARVVADQLFDSACAVIYLDSPLPVRDVPAESPPTALSDGQACVVHLADIAAQANSRRGSVSVDSLVMATMGGTEEPAADADVLSRALGVPVTRLDSEAAAARAGALTTPGVTADVVVVDVGGGTVDVVADGSRLVLPGAGQLLTTATAAALGISRSAAEYAKRAEALTAVTVQLVEDEHGRRRFLDKAIPGRCTGWLLTSAPSGLLPFTSQLSGSEWRSWRLAAKRQVIGGNVMRGIEQVAADATEVLLVGGGAGDDELVRAVSEQLGRQVTVGRGNVRGQLGHRFAVAYGLVTLAVTG, encoded by the coding sequence GTGACGGTCTGGGCCGGCGTCGACATCGGCAACGCGACCACGGAGATCGTCCTCTGCGGCGGGGACACCGGACTCGACGTGCTGGCCAGCGCCCGCACCCCGACCCGCGGCGGCAAGGGCTCGCTGCGGGCCGTCGAGGGTGCCGCGCAGCTCGCACGACGGTTGGCCGACGGCCACGGTCTGACGATCGACCGGGCCGCGTTCGCGCCGACCCCGCCGGTGCACTCCGCGGTCGAACGCGTCCAACTGGAGACCCCGCGCACCGGGCGGCTCGTCGTCGCGACCCGGTCGGCGGCGACTACCGCGGGCGACGGCGCCGGGGTGGGCGTCCCGGTGTCGGTCGACGGTCTCGACGCGGCTCCCGCCGACCGCCCCGTCGTGGCATGCGCGACCCGGCAGTGGGGCTACGGCGAGGTCGCGCATCTGGTGAATGCCGCACTGGCGCAGGGTCGCAACGTCGTCGCGGTGCTGACCGCCAACGACGAGGCGGTGCTCGTGTCCAACCGGTTGACCGCTCCGCTGCCGGTGGTCGACGACATCGACGTGGCCCCGCTGCTGTCGGCGCCGCTGGTCGCCGTCGAGGTGCGCCAGGCGTCGGCGCCGCTGCAACGGCTCACCGACCCCTTCTTCCTCACCGACGTGTTCGGTCTCGACCCCGACGAACGCGTCGATGCCCGCGTCGTCGCCGACCAGCTCTTCGACAGCGCATGCGCGGTCATCTACCTCGACAGTCCCCTGCCGGTGCGCGACGTCCCGGCGGAATCGCCACCCACCGCACTGTCGGACGGACAGGCGTGTGTCGTACACCTGGCTGACATTGCGGCGCAGGCGAATTCCAGACGCGGCTCGGTTTCGGTGGACAGTCTGGTGATGGCGACGATGGGGGGAACCGAGGAACCCGCGGCCGACGCCGACGTGCTGTCCCGCGCGCTGGGCGTTCCGGTGACGAGGCTCGACTCAGAGGCAGCAGCTGCCCGTGCCGGCGCGCTGACCACGCCCGGGGTCACCGCCGACGTGGTGGTGGTCGATGTCGGCGGAGGAACCGTCGACGTGGTCGCCGACGGGTCGCGCCTCGTCCTGCCGGGCGCAGGCCAGCTCCTCACCACCGCGACCGCCGCCGCGCTGGGCATCTCCAGAAGCGCCGCCGAGTACGCGAAACGCGCCGAAGCGCTCACGGCCGTGACCGTGCAGCTCGTCGAGGACGAACACGGCCGGCGGCGGTTCCTCGACAAGGCGATCCCGGGCCGTTGCACGGGGTGGCTGCTGACCTCCGCCCCCAGCGGGCTGCTGCCGTTCACCTCGCAGCTGTCCGGATCGGAGTGGCGCAGTTGGCGACTGGCCGCCAAGCGACAGGTCATCGGCGGCAACGTGATGAGGGGCATCGAGCAGGTGGCCGCCGACGCGACCGAGGTGCTGCTCGTCGGCGGCGGAGCAGGTGACGACGAACTCGTCCGAGCGGTCAGCGAACAACTCGGCCGACAGGTCACCGTCGGACGGGGCAACGTGCGCGGGCAGCTCGGCCATCGCTTCGCCGTGGCGTACGGGCTGGTCACGCTGGCCGTGACCGGATGA
- a CDS encoding diol dehydratase small subunit → MTVASHSGRNLTEVTVEAARRGELALDDIRISRETLLAQADTAERTGSAQLAMNLRRAAEMTALSADDMLAAYEALRPGRSTFAELEELAQRLAAQDAHTCAELVREAATAYQRRGLLR, encoded by the coding sequence ATGACCGTCGCTTCACACTCGGGCCGCAACCTCACCGAGGTGACCGTCGAGGCCGCCCGTCGCGGCGAGCTCGCGCTCGACGACATCCGGATCAGCCGGGAGACCCTGCTCGCGCAGGCCGACACCGCCGAGCGCACCGGCTCGGCCCAGTTGGCGATGAATCTCCGCAGAGCCGCCGAAATGACGGCCCTGAGCGCCGACGACATGCTGGCTGCGTACGAGGCACTCCGTCCGGGACGTTCCACCTTCGCCGAACTGGAGGAACTGGCGCAGCGGCTCGCCGCCCAGGACGCACACACCTGCGCCGAACTCGTCCGGGAGGCCGCGACGGCCTATCAGCGGCGCGGCCTGCTGAGGTGA
- a CDS encoding propanediol/glycerol family dehydratase large subunit has translation MHLNSTDGEQDYRLGRIRLLDRQRVNLDGFAEADPELGMISHLSPYDPEPSWVVAEDGTVLEMDSTPVGDFDTIDEFIVRYAVDHTEAPRSMAMDEVELARMIVDPSVPRAEVLRVCAGLTLAKMARVVAGLQPVEIQMAMMKMRARRTPANQAHVTNRLDDPLLIAADAATAVAYGFRELEATVPVLDDAPAVAIGLLIGSQVPAPGALTQCSVEEARELELGVRGLVSYAETVSVYGTEQVFTDGDDTPWSKAFLTSAYASRGIKMRLSSGAGSEVLMGQAERKSMNYLESRCVSLAKGIGAQGVQNGGVDGAAITASVPGGVRELIAENLMVMLRGLESCSGNDSLMSESTMRRTSRTLPTLLSGSDFIFSGFGSVVAYDNMFGPSNFNAADLDDYLVLQRDWGVDGGLRPVDPTTLESMRRQAAEATRAVFEYLGLADFDDEHIEAVVGAEGSKDLPQTDGVKVLSAARMIDQSGLTVVDVVAALAETGFTDIADRVLGMARARVTGDYLQTAAIFDENMNVLSALQDPNDYQGPGTGYRPSVERQAQIDAVRQARSVTDLVKEQATFAQPERLAAVGPASVGEDPREVVIGVSPAFGTKLFRTLSGMTIYDVLEQILAGLEEEQCIARLVRMGDSIDLGVIGKSAGQLSGSGIGVGLQAKGTTLIHRRDLPPLANLELLSVAPLITPEMYRLIGINAGRHAKGATPAPMRNAYSDEAITARYHTKVVSMVAVERAESQRGKAAAPTELEFTR, from the coding sequence ATGCATCTGAACAGCACCGACGGCGAGCAGGACTACCGGCTCGGACGAATCCGTCTGCTCGACCGGCAGCGGGTCAACCTCGACGGGTTCGCCGAGGCGGACCCCGAGCTGGGGATGATCTCGCACCTCTCCCCCTACGATCCGGAGCCGTCGTGGGTGGTGGCCGAGGACGGCACCGTCCTGGAGATGGACTCGACCCCCGTCGGGGATTTCGACACGATCGACGAGTTCATCGTGCGGTACGCCGTCGACCACACCGAGGCGCCCCGGTCGATGGCGATGGACGAGGTCGAACTGGCCCGGATGATCGTCGACCCGTCGGTGCCCCGCGCCGAGGTGCTCCGGGTCTGCGCCGGCCTGACGCTGGCCAAGATGGCCCGGGTCGTCGCAGGGCTCCAGCCGGTCGAGATCCAGATGGCGATGATGAAGATGCGCGCCCGCCGCACTCCCGCCAACCAGGCGCACGTCACCAACCGCCTCGACGACCCGCTGCTGATCGCCGCGGACGCGGCCACCGCGGTCGCCTACGGCTTCCGGGAACTGGAGGCCACCGTCCCGGTGCTCGACGACGCACCGGCCGTCGCCATCGGTCTGCTGATCGGTTCCCAGGTGCCGGCCCCCGGCGCGCTGACGCAGTGCTCGGTCGAGGAGGCCCGCGAACTGGAGCTCGGTGTGCGGGGGTTGGTCTCCTACGCCGAGACGGTCTCGGTGTACGGCACCGAACAGGTCTTCACCGACGGTGACGACACCCCGTGGTCCAAGGCGTTTCTGACCTCGGCCTACGCCTCGCGTGGCATCAAGATGCGGCTGTCCAGCGGCGCCGGATCCGAGGTGCTCATGGGCCAGGCCGAACGCAAGTCGATGAACTACCTCGAGTCCCGCTGTGTCTCCCTGGCCAAAGGCATTGGCGCCCAGGGGGTCCAGAACGGCGGCGTCGACGGTGCGGCCATCACCGCGTCGGTGCCCGGCGGGGTCCGGGAACTGATCGCGGAGAACCTCATGGTGATGCTGCGCGGGCTGGAATCCTGCAGCGGCAACGATTCGCTGATGTCGGAGTCCACGATGCGGCGGACCAGCCGAACGCTGCCGACGTTGCTGTCCGGCTCGGATTTCATCTTCTCCGGTTTCGGTTCGGTCGTGGCCTACGACAACATGTTCGGGCCGTCCAACTTCAACGCCGCCGACCTCGACGACTACCTGGTGCTCCAGCGCGACTGGGGGGTGGACGGCGGCCTGCGGCCGGTCGACCCGACCACGCTGGAGTCCATGCGCAGGCAGGCCGCCGAAGCCACCCGCGCGGTGTTCGAATACCTCGGGCTCGCCGATTTCGACGACGAGCACATCGAGGCCGTCGTCGGGGCGGAGGGTTCCAAGGATCTCCCGCAGACCGACGGCGTCAAGGTGCTCAGCGCCGCCCGGATGATCGATCAGTCGGGGCTCACCGTGGTCGACGTCGTGGCCGCGCTCGCCGAAACCGGCTTCACCGACATCGCCGACCGGGTGCTCGGCATGGCCAGAGCCCGGGTGACCGGCGACTACCTGCAGACCGCCGCGATCTTCGACGAGAACATGAATGTGCTGTCGGCGCTGCAGGATCCGAACGACTACCAGGGCCCCGGCACGGGCTACCGCCCGTCGGTCGAACGCCAGGCCCAGATCGACGCGGTGCGGCAGGCGCGGTCGGTCACCGACCTGGTGAAGGAGCAGGCCACCTTCGCCCAGCCCGAGCGCCTGGCCGCCGTCGGCCCGGCCAGTGTCGGGGAGGATCCGCGGGAGGTGGTCATCGGTGTCTCGCCGGCGTTCGGCACCAAGCTGTTCCGCACTCTGTCGGGCATGACCATCTACGACGTGCTGGAGCAGATCCTGGCCGGGCTGGAAGAGGAACAGTGCATCGCACGCCTGGTGCGGATGGGCGACAGTATCGACCTCGGGGTCATCGGCAAGTCCGCGGGCCAGCTGTCGGGGTCCGGGATCGGGGTCGGGCTGCAGGCCAAGGGGACCACGCTCATCCACCGCCGCGATCTGCCGCCGCTGGCCAACCTCGAACTGCTCAGTGTGGCACCGCTGATCACCCCGGAGATGTACCGGCTGATCGGTATCAACGCCGGGCGGCACGCCAAGGGCGCGACGCCCGCGCCGATGCGCAACGCCTACAGCGACGAGGCCATCACCGCCCGTTACCACACCAAGGTCGTGTCGATGGTCGCGGTCGAACGTGCCGAATCACAGCGCGGCAAGGCCGCCGCGCCCACCGAATTGGAGTTCACGAGATGA
- a CDS encoding APC family permease — protein sequence MSDVVNADDTRDRESSPDGRRGHLRGNLGVPAIVLMVVAAAAPLSTIGGNVPIAMVLGDTTGIPVAFLVAGAIFLLFAASFVAMSKYVKDAGAFYAYIRTSLGKAAGTGAAVLALPAYMATLLGVSAYDGVILAGLIERFNGPAIPWWLLTAGVLAVVAWLGYRDIDLSAKVLGIFLVSEVAILLVLDLVIVLRGGEQGITGDSFTPQGLAGGVGIALLYALWGFVGVEATAVFRDEARDPDRTVPRATYWAVGIVAVFYAFSSWALIEGNGGSGAIQAAVDDPDNFMVNTAQKYLGMVGRDLTTILWFVSVFACALAFHNISSRYAFVLGQSGVFSRKIGEVHPKHGSPANASLVITVASFVVMGILAALQLDPVLQIFGPLGGLGILALAILWLLTTISVVIFFVRRGNSTGKVVLGSFATLALAGALVLVVSNLTLVVGGSPTLAVVFGAMPLVFFGVGMLLSRRSDDLGSISAK from the coding sequence ATGTCCGACGTGGTCAACGCGGACGACACTCGCGACCGCGAGTCGTCACCGGATGGCCGTCGTGGCCACCTGCGCGGAAATCTCGGCGTCCCTGCCATCGTCCTGATGGTGGTGGCTGCGGCGGCGCCGTTGTCGACCATCGGCGGCAACGTGCCGATCGCGATGGTGCTCGGTGACACCACCGGCATCCCGGTCGCGTTCCTGGTCGCGGGTGCGATCTTCCTGCTGTTCGCGGCGAGCTTCGTCGCGATGTCGAAGTACGTCAAAGATGCCGGCGCGTTCTACGCCTACATCCGCACGTCGCTCGGTAAGGCGGCCGGAACCGGCGCGGCCGTGCTCGCCCTACCGGCGTACATGGCGACGCTGCTGGGGGTCTCGGCCTACGACGGTGTGATCCTCGCCGGGCTCATCGAGCGCTTCAACGGCCCGGCCATCCCGTGGTGGCTGCTGACCGCCGGAGTGCTCGCGGTGGTCGCCTGGCTGGGGTATCGCGACATCGACCTCAGCGCCAAGGTGCTGGGCATCTTCCTGGTGTCCGAGGTCGCGATCCTGTTGGTGCTCGACCTGGTCATCGTGCTCCGGGGCGGCGAGCAGGGCATCACGGGCGATTCGTTCACCCCGCAGGGCCTCGCAGGCGGTGTGGGGATCGCGCTGCTGTACGCGCTGTGGGGCTTCGTCGGCGTCGAGGCGACCGCGGTGTTCCGCGACGAGGCCAGGGACCCCGACCGCACGGTGCCCCGGGCCACCTACTGGGCGGTGGGCATCGTCGCGGTGTTCTACGCGTTCTCCAGCTGGGCCCTGATCGAGGGCAACGGCGGCTCCGGCGCAATCCAGGCCGCCGTCGACGACCCCGACAACTTCATGGTCAACACCGCCCAGAAGTACCTCGGGATGGTCGGGCGCGACCTGACCACCATCCTGTGGTTCGTCAGCGTGTTCGCGTGCGCACTGGCCTTCCACAACATCAGCTCGCGCTACGCGTTCGTGCTCGGTCAGAGTGGCGTCTTCTCGCGCAAGATCGGCGAGGTGCACCCCAAGCACGGCTCGCCGGCCAACGCCTCGCTCGTCATCACCGTGGCATCGTTCGTGGTCATGGGCATCCTGGCGGCGCTCCAACTCGACCCGGTGCTGCAGATCTTCGGGCCTCTGGGCGGCCTCGGCATCCTGGCGCTGGCCATTCTGTGGCTGCTGACGACGATCTCGGTGGTCATCTTCTTCGTGCGGCGCGGCAACTCCACGGGCAAGGTGGTGTTGGGCTCGTTCGCGACGCTCGCGCTCGCGGGTGCGCTGGTTCTGGTCGTGTCGAACCTCACCCTCGTGGTCGGGGGCTCGCCCACCCTCGCGGTGGTGTTCGGTGCGATGCCGCTCGTGTTCTTCGGGGTCGGCATGCTGCTGAGCCGCCGGTCAGACGACCTGGGGTCGATCTCGGCGAAGTGA
- a CDS encoding PucR family transcriptional regulator ligand-binding domain-containing protein — MSRVSPLSVAAALTVPPLDQGSVVAGHRGLTREVRWVDIMHAPAESFVRAGDLVLTTGADVRQSGVLEFLTFLVSSPAAGVVVSPPPQVAVDELFSALVPLADRHDFPLVHLPWEVAFSEVQRTLLPLLTSSRHDAHVQMVIGRRERASADWNDVADAFANALQELARSAGMTVRSSVTDDLVMSHFTSAPPATTVSELLDAARRSSAFPDGLASWVLLPPEQGSAFTLPSSVPAAVPDGPGHFAEVLRRHPRSMATVLQTLQPLIDYDKTRRGQLVRTLEVLLDEATNTSAAARTLFLNRHSLLYRIKLIEELTGLSLKNPADRFHLEVSVRVLQLNEVGTDSLQGSSRPGASVDHGAVG; from the coding sequence ATGTCGCGGGTGTCGCCGCTGAGCGTGGCGGCGGCGTTGACCGTTCCGCCACTGGATCAGGGTTCGGTCGTCGCCGGTCACCGGGGCCTGACCCGCGAGGTCCGGTGGGTGGACATCATGCACGCGCCGGCCGAGTCCTTCGTGCGGGCCGGCGACCTGGTGCTGACGACCGGCGCGGACGTCCGACAGAGCGGTGTGCTCGAATTCCTCACCTTCCTGGTCTCCTCGCCGGCGGCCGGGGTGGTGGTGAGCCCGCCGCCCCAGGTGGCCGTCGACGAACTATTCAGCGCACTCGTCCCGCTCGCCGATCGCCACGACTTCCCGCTGGTCCATCTGCCGTGGGAGGTCGCCTTCTCCGAGGTCCAGCGCACGCTGCTGCCGCTGCTCACCTCGTCACGGCACGATGCTCACGTCCAGATGGTCATCGGACGCCGCGAACGGGCAAGCGCCGATTGGAACGACGTCGCCGACGCGTTCGCGAACGCGCTTCAGGAACTCGCCCGCTCGGCGGGTATGACCGTGCGGTCATCAGTCACCGACGACCTCGTGATGAGCCACTTCACGTCGGCCCCGCCGGCGACGACGGTGTCCGAACTACTCGACGCCGCACGCAGATCCAGTGCCTTCCCGGACGGGCTCGCCAGTTGGGTGCTGCTCCCGCCGGAGCAGGGGAGCGCGTTCACGCTCCCGTCGTCGGTGCCGGCGGCGGTGCCCGACGGTCCCGGACATTTCGCCGAGGTGCTCCGTCGCCACCCGCGCAGCATGGCGACCGTCCTGCAGACCTTGCAGCCGCTGATCGACTACGACAAAACCCGTCGTGGCCAGCTTGTCCGCACGCTGGAGGTCCTGCTCGACGAGGCCACGAACACCAGTGCGGCAGCCAGAACGCTCTTCCTCAACCGCCACAGCCTGCTGTACCGGATAAAGCTCATCGAGGAGCTCACCGGCCTGTCGCTCAAGAACCCCGCGGACCGATTCCATCTGGAGGTCAGCGTTCGCGTGCTCCAGCTCAATGAGGTCGGCACCGACAGCCTTCAGGGGAGCTCCCGACCCGGCGCTTCCGTGGATCACGGGGCTGTCGGCTGA